One Lysinibacillus sp. OF-1 DNA segment encodes these proteins:
- the infC gene encoding translation initiation factor IF-3, with translation MYVNEGIRARELRLIDHNGDQLGVKTRNEALEIATRVNLDLVLVAPQAKPPVARIMDYGKFKFEQQKKDREIRKNQKVIVMKEVRLSPSIDEHDFQTKLRNAIKFLEKGDKVKCSLRFKGRAITHKDIGQRVLDRFAEACAEVSTVEQKPKMEGRSMFLVLQPKNEK, from the coding sequence ATGTATGTAAACGAAGGCATTCGCGCACGTGAACTTCGATTAATCGATCACAATGGTGACCAGCTTGGTGTAAAGACACGTAATGAAGCGCTAGAAATCGCCACTCGTGTAAACTTGGATCTTGTCCTTGTGGCCCCTCAAGCCAAGCCGCCAGTCGCTCGTATCATGGACTATGGTAAATTTAAGTTTGAACAGCAAAAGAAAGACCGTGAAATTCGTAAAAATCAAAAGGTCATCGTCATGAAAGAGGTTCGTTTGAGCCCATCAATCGATGAGCATGATTTCCAAACGAAGTTACGTAATGCGATTAAATTCCTTGAAAAAGGCGATAAAGTAAAATGTAGCTTACGTTTCAAAGGTCGTGCGATTACACATAAGGACATTGGTCAACGTGTGTTAGATCGTTTTGCTGAAGCTTGTGCTGAAGTATCAACGGTAGAACAAAAACCGAAGATGGAAGGCCGAAGCATGTTCTTAGTTCTTCAACCAAAGAACGAGAAATAA
- the thrS gene encoding threonine--tRNA ligase, with protein MSEMIKLTFPDGAVKEFAKGTSTDDVALSISPGLRKKAYAGKINGVLVDLKAPIEEDATIAIITQDDVEALEILRHSTAHLTAQAIKRLFPDVKLGIGPVIEGGFYYDIDSPTPITAEDLPTIEKEMKKIIAENLEVERKNVSRAEAQAIYEEIGDEYKLELLEAIPADEQVSIYYQGEFFDLCRGIHVPSTGKLREFKLLSLAGAYWRGNSDNKMLQRIYGTAFFKKEELKHHLQMLEEAKERDHRKIGKELELFTTSQKVGQGLPLWLPNGATIRRVIERYIVDKELSLGYKHVYTPVLGSKELYQTSGHWDHYQDSIFPPMEMDNETLIMRPMNCPHHMMVYKNSMHSYRNLPLRIAELGTMHRYEMSGAVSGLQRVRGMTLNDAHIFVRPDQIKAEFQKVVQLILEVYKDFDLNDYSFRLSYRDPADTEKYFDDDAMWERAQSMLKEAMDELGLDYFEAEGEAAFYGPKLDVQVKTAIGKEETLSTVQLDFLLPERFDLTYVGEDGKPHRPVVIHRGVVSTMERFVAFLIEEYKGAFPTWLAPVQVEVIPVSNEAHFDYAKQIEEQLTAAGLRVEMDDREEKLGYKIREAQMKKIPYMLVIGDKEVEANGVNVRRYGSKDSETISFEDFLATIKAEITK; from the coding sequence ATGTCAGAAATGATTAAATTAACTTTCCCAGATGGCGCTGTAAAGGAATTTGCAAAAGGTACATCAACTGATGATGTAGCATTATCTATTAGCCCTGGCTTACGTAAAAAAGCTTATGCCGGTAAAATCAATGGTGTGTTAGTAGATTTAAAAGCACCAATTGAAGAGGATGCAACAATTGCGATTATTACACAAGATGATGTGGAAGCACTTGAAATTTTACGTCACTCTACTGCCCATTTAACAGCACAAGCTATTAAACGTCTATTCCCAGATGTGAAGCTTGGTATTGGCCCAGTCATTGAAGGTGGTTTCTACTATGATATTGACTCACCAACACCAATTACTGCTGAAGATTTGCCAACAATTGAAAAAGAAATGAAAAAAATTATTGCTGAAAACCTAGAGGTAGAACGTAAAAATGTAAGCCGTGCCGAAGCACAAGCAATCTATGAGGAGATTGGCGATGAATACAAATTAGAATTACTTGAGGCCATTCCAGCAGATGAGCAAGTATCTATTTATTATCAAGGCGAGTTTTTCGATCTTTGCCGTGGTATTCACGTACCATCAACTGGGAAACTACGTGAATTCAAGCTGTTATCATTAGCAGGTGCATATTGGAGAGGGAACTCTGATAACAAAATGCTACAACGTATTTATGGTACAGCGTTCTTCAAAAAAGAAGAATTAAAACATCACCTACAAATGCTAGAAGAAGCAAAAGAACGTGATCACCGTAAAATCGGGAAAGAGTTAGAACTATTTACAACTTCTCAAAAAGTAGGTCAAGGTTTACCACTTTGGTTACCAAATGGTGCAACAATTCGTCGTGTTATTGAACGTTATATTGTCGATAAAGAATTATCACTAGGTTATAAACATGTTTATACACCTGTATTAGGTTCGAAAGAGCTTTATCAAACTTCGGGTCACTGGGATCATTACCAAGATTCTATTTTCCCACCAATGGAGATGGATAACGAGACATTAATTATGCGTCCGATGAACTGTCCTCACCATATGATGGTATACAAAAACAGCATGCATTCTTATCGTAACCTACCATTACGTATTGCAGAGCTTGGTACAATGCACCGTTATGAAATGTCAGGAGCGGTTTCAGGTTTACAACGTGTACGAGGAATGACTTTAAACGATGCACATATTTTTGTTCGTCCAGATCAAATTAAAGCGGAGTTCCAAAAAGTAGTACAGTTAATTTTAGAGGTTTATAAAGATTTCGATTTAAATGATTACTCATTCCGTTTATCTTATCGCGACCCAGCAGATACTGAAAAATACTTCGATGATGATGCAATGTGGGAAAGAGCACAAAGCATGTTAAAAGAAGCAATGGATGAGCTTGGCTTAGATTACTTCGAAGCAGAAGGTGAAGCGGCATTCTATGGTCCTAAACTTGACGTTCAAGTAAAAACAGCGATTGGTAAAGAAGAAACTTTATCTACAGTTCAATTAGACTTCTTATTACCAGAGCGATTTGACTTAACGTATGTTGGGGAAGATGGAAAACCACATCGTCCAGTTGTTATTCACCGTGGAGTTGTATCAACAATGGAACGTTTCGTTGCCTTCTTAATTGAAGAATACAAAGGGGCATTCCCAACTTGGTTAGCACCAGTACAAGTAGAAGTTATTCCAGTATCGAATGAAGCCCACTTCGACTATGCAAAACAAATTGAAGAGCAATTAACAGCAGCTGGCTTACGTGTGGAAATGGATGATCGTGAAGAGAAATTAGGCTATAAAATCCGTGAAGCACAAATGAAAAAGATTCCGTATATGCTAGTAATTGGTGACAAGGAAGTAGAGGCGAATGGCGTAAATGTTCGACGCTATGGCTCAAAAGATTCAGAAACAATTAGCTTTGAGGATTTCCTAGCAACTATAAAAGCCGAAATTACAAAATAA
- the dnaI gene encoding primosomal protein DnaI, with the protein MNGPLKRAINVPSFQERYEAMRREILEHPRVQEFLAQHADELNYDNIERNLPKLHEFISQSTECCGCDNTEHCTNYLKGFLPTLRVVRNSIEMDYVRCEQKIREEERRDVANMIASMHMPKDVLQATIQDLSIDDESRVTIAQKAAQFVKMTKETGQLPSKGFYLYGKFGVGKSFVLGALANELASTKIRSVVVFVPEFLREMKNAIGDNTLNEKIDYIKKAPVLMLDDLGAETMTAWTRDEILGTIFHYRMAEQLPTFITSNFNYDELEHHLAQSQKGDIEVVKAGRIMERIKALTEPIEMRGNNRRM; encoded by the coding sequence ATAAATGGACCATTAAAACGAGCAATTAATGTACCCTCGTTTCAAGAACGCTATGAAGCAATGCGACGTGAAATTTTAGAACATCCACGTGTGCAGGAATTCTTAGCTCAGCATGCAGATGAATTAAACTATGACAATATAGAGCGAAATTTACCTAAGCTTCATGAGTTTATTAGTCAATCTACTGAGTGCTGTGGCTGTGACAATACGGAACATTGTACAAACTATTTAAAAGGCTTCCTTCCTACATTAAGGGTAGTACGGAATTCTATTGAAATGGACTATGTACGCTGTGAGCAAAAAATCAGAGAAGAAGAACGTCGAGATGTTGCGAATATGATTGCCAGTATGCACATGCCAAAAGACGTGCTTCAAGCAACTATTCAAGATTTAAGTATTGATGATGAATCACGTGTGACAATTGCACAAAAGGCAGCTCAATTTGTAAAAATGACAAAAGAAACAGGTCAATTACCTTCAAAAGGTTTTTACTTATACGGTAAATTTGGTGTAGGGAAATCTTTTGTACTTGGAGCACTAGCTAATGAATTAGCGTCCACTAAAATTCGCTCTGTTGTGGTTTTTGTTCCAGAGTTTTTACGAGAAATGAAAAACGCCATTGGCGACAATACCTTGAACGAGAAAATTGATTATATAAAAAAAGCTCCTGTTTTAATGCTAGATGATTTAGGCGCAGAAACGATGACGGCTTGGACACGAGATGAAATATTAGGAACTATTTTCCATTATCGTATGGCAGAGCAATTGCCAACGTTTATTACATCTAATTTTAATTACGATGAATTAGAGCATCATTTAGCACAGTCACAAAAAGGTGATATCGAGGTTGTAAAGGCAGGACGTATTATGGAACGAATAAAAGCCTTGACTGAGCCCATTGAAATGCGAGGTAATAATCGTAGAATGTAA
- a CDS encoding replication initiation and membrane attachment family protein produces the protein MTLIHLYKELQPGDPFDIRLPHAFSTQERQLVTLFYQPLTGSEPISLYLTLWAEAEQMPKQQMTHYYLMNVLGLPIGKVFEARIALEAIGLLRTWKKENAGERSFLYELQRPLDADSFMKDPLLSMFLFSKIGEQAYRNLRQRFMSPIKDTELKDVSRAFIDVFKPVHANIPADIQVDTSHKDKQPKVYPFYLEQFDFELLQAGLSEQLVPSNLLTLEVREAIAKLAFLYHLTALDMQKVVILALDDDLGISQERLRKAAADFYKLTVSKEPPKLARVTEPLPAAEAGQKTKDQELQHYLETTAPVQVLRDINNGKEPLQTSVQLAENLIVQHGMPIGVVNALLEYVMLTTDMKLPKKYVETIADHWVRKNVQTAKEAMELARQEHDKYTAWKNKPQTTSKTNQQNKRRSGQQREEKVPEWFYKRNEKQEESTSSTIDFEKERQKILEMLGKSE, from the coding sequence ATGACGTTGATTCATTTATATAAGGAATTGCAGCCTGGCGATCCTTTCGACATTCGTCTACCTCATGCATTTTCTACACAGGAGCGTCAATTAGTTACATTATTTTATCAACCATTAACGGGTTCAGAGCCAATCAGCCTTTATTTAACATTATGGGCGGAAGCAGAGCAAATGCCAAAACAACAAATGACACATTATTATTTAATGAATGTGCTTGGATTGCCCATTGGTAAAGTGTTTGAAGCTCGTATTGCACTAGAGGCAATTGGTTTGCTGCGTACATGGAAAAAGGAAAATGCTGGTGAGCGTAGTTTTTTATATGAGCTACAGCGCCCACTAGATGCAGATAGCTTTATGAAAGACCCGTTGCTGTCGATGTTTTTGTTTAGCAAAATTGGCGAACAGGCCTATCGAAATTTACGTCAGCGCTTTATGTCACCAATAAAGGATACGGAGCTTAAGGATGTGTCCCGTGCCTTTATTGATGTCTTTAAGCCTGTTCACGCTAATATTCCAGCAGATATACAAGTAGATACGAGTCATAAGGATAAACAACCGAAAGTATATCCTTTTTATTTGGAGCAATTTGATTTTGAGCTATTACAAGCAGGTTTGTCAGAGCAATTGGTACCTTCCAATTTGCTGACATTAGAAGTACGTGAAGCGATAGCAAAACTGGCGTTTTTATATCATTTAACGGCCCTTGATATGCAAAAAGTTGTGATTCTTGCTTTGGATGATGATTTAGGAATTTCCCAGGAACGTTTACGTAAGGCTGCTGCCGATTTTTATAAATTAACCGTGTCAAAGGAGCCGCCAAAATTAGCACGGGTAACTGAACCATTACCAGCAGCAGAAGCAGGGCAAAAAACGAAGGATCAAGAGCTCCAACACTATTTAGAAACGACAGCACCTGTACAAGTGTTACGTGATATTAATAATGGAAAAGAGCCTTTGCAAACTTCTGTCCAGCTAGCGGAAAATTTAATCGTTCAGCATGGTATGCCTATTGGAGTGGTCAATGCTTTGTTAGAATACGTTATGCTAACGACAGATATGAAGCTGCCAAAAAAATATGTGGAAACGATTGCGGATCACTGGGTACGTAAAAATGTTCAAACAGCCAAGGAAGCTATGGAGCTTGCACGTCAAGAGCATGATAAATATACGGCTTGGAAAAATAAGCCACAGACTACAAGTAAAACGAATCAGCAAAACAAAAGACGTTCAGGACAGCAACGTGAAGAAAAAGTGCCTGAATGGTTCTATAAACGGAATGAAAAACAAGAGGAATCTACTTCTAGCACAATAGATTTTGAAAAAGAGCGACAGAAAATATTAGAGATGCTAGGAAAAAGTGAATAG
- the nrdR gene encoding transcriptional regulator NrdR, which yields MRCPSCQFNGTRVVDSRPVDDNKEIRRRRECESCGFRFTTFEKIEETPLVVVKKEGSREEFSREKVLRGLIRACEKRPVALDVLEELVLSIEKDLRRIGNSEVRSEDVGEMVMDRLAKIDEVAYVRFASVYRQFKDINVFIEEIKDIIQRQTEKKL from the coding sequence ATGAGATGTCCATCTTGCCAATTTAACGGAACGCGTGTTGTGGATTCGAGGCCAGTAGATGATAACAAAGAAATTCGTAGACGTCGTGAATGTGAGTCATGTGGCTTCCGTTTTACAACGTTTGAAAAGATTGAAGAAACACCATTAGTTGTAGTGAAAAAGGAAGGTTCACGAGAGGAGTTTAGCCGTGAGAAGGTACTTCGTGGGCTTATTCGTGCTTGTGAAAAACGTCCAGTGGCGCTTGATGTACTGGAGGAGCTTGTCCTGTCAATTGAAAAGGATCTTCGCCGTATTGGAAATTCAGAAGTACGTTCAGAAGATGTTGGTGAAATGGTAATGGACCGCCTAGCCAAAATCGATGAGGTCGCTTATGTGCGTTTTGCATCGGTTTACCGTCAGTTTAAAGATATCAATGTCTTTATTGAGGAAATAAAGGACATTATTCAACGTCAGACGGAGAAGAAATTATAG
- a CDS encoding glyceraldehyde-3-phosphate dehydrogenase, with protein MTVSIAINGFGRIGRMVFRQAIVQQGLNIVAINASYPAETLAHLIKYDTNHGTFEGTVEPAGDALVVNGKRVQIISERDPLKLPWAEMGVDIVIEATGKFNERDKAAMHLEAGAKKVILTAPGKNEDVTIVLGVNDDKLDIAKHDVISNASCTTNCLAPVAKVLNDTFGIENGLMTTVHAYTNDQKNLDNPHKDLRRARGCAQSIIPTSTGAAKALKLVLPELEGKIHGMALRVPTPNVSLVDLVVDLNTDVTVDSVNAAFVKAATEGPMKGILNFSVEPLVSADYNTTTYSSTVDGLSTMVLGNRKVKVLAWYDNEWGYSARVVDLVKKVANALETVNA; from the coding sequence ATGACAGTATCAATTGCTATTAATGGTTTCGGGCGTATCGGACGTATGGTTTTCCGCCAGGCTATCGTACAACAAGGTTTAAACATCGTTGCAATTAATGCAAGCTATCCAGCAGAAACGTTAGCACATTTGATTAAGTATGACACAAATCACGGAACATTTGAGGGTACGGTAGAACCAGCAGGCGATGCTTTAGTTGTAAATGGTAAACGTGTTCAAATTATTAGTGAACGTGATCCATTAAAATTACCTTGGGCTGAAATGGGTGTAGATATTGTTATTGAAGCTACTGGTAAATTTAATGAGCGTGATAAAGCAGCTATGCACTTAGAGGCTGGGGCAAAAAAAGTAATCCTAACAGCACCTGGTAAAAACGAAGATGTCACAATTGTTTTAGGTGTAAATGATGACAAACTCGATATTGCGAAACATGATGTTATTTCAAATGCTTCTTGTACAACAAACTGCTTAGCGCCAGTTGCAAAAGTATTGAATGACACATTTGGCATTGAAAATGGCTTAATGACAACGGTTCATGCATATACAAACGACCAAAAGAACTTAGACAATCCACATAAAGATTTACGTCGTGCACGCGGCTGCGCACAATCTATTATTCCAACATCTACAGGTGCTGCAAAAGCATTGAAATTAGTTTTACCTGAATTAGAAGGTAAAATTCATGGTATGGCACTTCGCGTTCCTACACCAAACGTATCTTTAGTAGACCTTGTAGTAGATTTAAATACGGATGTCACAGTTGACTCTGTCAATGCAGCATTCGTAAAAGCTGCAACAGAGGGGCCAATGAAGGGCATTCTCAACTTCTCAGTAGAACCATTAGTATCTGCTGATTACAATACAACTACTTACTCTTCAACAGTTGATGGACTTTCTACAATGGTTTTAGGCAATCGCAAAGTGAAAGTACTTGCTTGGTATGACAACGAGTGGGGCTACTCTGCACGTGTTGTAGACCTTGTGAAAAAAGTGGCGAATGCTTTAGAGACAGTAAACGCGTAA